One genomic window of Halorubrum hochsteinianum includes the following:
- a CDS encoding ATP-binding protein codes for MDRFTDDIHTLFDARYRDAIERLEERYAESTYPEHLGLDVQWDDLADVNEDVAKMVLRSPDTGQDTLEEALREYDHTEKKLLQASVRVEELPEWATYTVGEARKGDINRLIGLHGQITKRTEVKPKLEEAAFECHRCGTMTYIPQGWATIREPYECQGCENKGPWRLVESQSEWVDHQVVQLQQPPEDARGGVTASINAHLTEGLTDRIESGDRVTLNGVFKPVRVKSKTRHDTVLLGRSVEIEETVSDEVNADESVDEVLELANSDDPYAVLVNSIAPDHKGDVHLKEAMALQLFSGWRRTAPSGSFHRGSIHMLWLGDPGTGKTGLMDAGEELAPRSAMTDGTGSSEAGLTASMTKDDFGDGDEWTIAAGTIVRASGGLAIVDEIDKGDVSDLDALHTALESQKVLVSKAGRHAHLDANTSLLAAGNPTGGHFDPTKEFVDQIELKSPLLSRFDLIYTVREKNDDELVRDISRHMVDSRTAAGKHALGMELTEEEREQVEPGQDPELISQWIAYARENCHPLPTEEAKDRMVEYYTDLKVSLPERYDGAEEDDYDGPPLPVTARKQMALFRLAEASARIRLSDTITVDDVERVIPKVDRSLADIGIAPEGASLGEVRDDVDVAEVGV; via the coding sequence ATGGACCGATTCACCGACGACATCCACACGCTGTTCGACGCACGGTATCGAGACGCAATCGAGCGCCTCGAGGAGAGGTACGCCGAGTCGACGTACCCAGAACACCTCGGCCTCGACGTCCAGTGGGACGACCTCGCCGACGTCAACGAAGATGTCGCGAAGATGGTACTCCGGAGCCCGGACACCGGGCAAGACACGCTCGAAGAGGCGCTACGCGAGTACGACCACACGGAGAAGAAGCTCCTCCAGGCGTCGGTCCGCGTCGAGGAGCTCCCCGAGTGGGCGACGTACACGGTTGGCGAAGCGAGGAAGGGCGACATCAACCGTCTCATCGGGCTACACGGTCAAATCACCAAGCGGACCGAGGTGAAGCCGAAGCTCGAGGAGGCGGCGTTCGAATGCCATCGCTGCGGGACGATGACCTACATCCCGCAGGGGTGGGCGACTATCCGCGAGCCGTACGAGTGCCAGGGCTGCGAGAATAAGGGCCCGTGGCGGCTCGTGGAGTCACAGTCTGAGTGGGTCGACCATCAGGTCGTCCAACTCCAGCAACCGCCCGAGGACGCCCGCGGGGGCGTCACGGCGTCGATAAACGCCCACCTCACTGAAGGACTGACTGACCGAATCGAGTCGGGTGACCGCGTCACGCTCAACGGCGTGTTCAAACCCGTGCGCGTGAAGAGCAAGACCCGACACGACACGGTGCTACTCGGCCGCTCGGTGGAGATTGAGGAAACGGTCTCCGACGAAGTCAACGCCGACGAGTCCGTGGATGAGGTCCTCGAGCTCGCAAACAGTGACGACCCGTACGCGGTGCTCGTGAACAGCATCGCGCCGGACCACAAAGGCGACGTCCACCTTAAGGAGGCGATGGCGCTTCAGCTGTTCAGCGGCTGGCGGCGCACGGCTCCGAGTGGGTCGTTCCACCGCGGCTCCATCCACATGCTCTGGCTCGGAGACCCCGGCACGGGGAAGACCGGGCTGATGGACGCCGGCGAAGAGCTCGCGCCTCGGTCGGCGATGACCGACGGGACCGGGAGCTCCGAAGCTGGCCTCACCGCGTCGATGACGAAGGACGACTTCGGCGACGGTGACGAGTGGACGATCGCCGCCGGCACGATCGTCCGGGCCAGCGGTGGACTGGCGATCGTCGACGAAATCGACAAGGGTGACGTGAGCGACCTCGACGCGCTCCACACCGCCCTCGAGTCGCAGAAGGTCCTCGTGTCGAAGGCGGGCCGCCACGCCCATCTGGACGCGAACACCTCACTCCTCGCAGCGGGCAACCCGACCGGCGGGCACTTCGACCCGACGAAGGAGTTCGTCGACCAGATAGAGCTGAAGAGCCCGCTGCTCTCCCGGTTCGACCTCATCTACACGGTGAGAGAGAAGAACGACGACGAGCTCGTTCGGGACATCTCTCGGCACATGGTTGACTCGCGGACCGCCGCGGGCAAACACGCGCTAGGGATGGAACTCACCGAAGAGGAGCGTGAGCAGGTGGAGCCGGGACAGGACCCGGAGCTCATCAGTCAGTGGATCGCCTACGCTCGCGAGAACTGTCACCCGCTCCCCACGGAGGAGGCGAAGGACCGGATGGTGGAGTACTACACCGACCTGAAGGTCTCGCTCCCGGAGCGGTACGACGGCGCCGAGGAGGACGACTACGACGGCCCGCCGCTGCCGGTGACGGCGCGGAAGCAGATGGCGCTGTTCCGCCTCGCGGAGGCGAGCGCGCGCATCCGGCTGTCGGACACGATCACCGTCGACGACGTCGAGCGGGTCATCCCGAAGGTTGACCGCTCGCTCGCCGACATCGGCATCGCCCCCGAGGGCGCGTCTCTCGGCGAAGTTCGCGACGACGTTGACGTTGCGGAGGTTGGAGTCTGA
- a CDS encoding succinylglutamate desuccinylase/aspartoacylase family protein, protein MDADGHDDASTDTGGTDRRALGTASAAPGEFDRGWLAVADLPTGASERLPVAIANGAADGPTLWLTGGVHGDEATGVAVVQDAMAAFAEDDRLANLAGAVVAVPVVSPAGLRRNARETYYADEDPNRHFPDADAESARPPKLQERIDARLYAAITGEPVDDESVGLGVDAEDAPGDGVAADALIDCHTAGVGSEPFAIRDRVLYGDRRSEGQAAALSDELGRIVDAFGFPTVREYPAAEYVEENLQRSTAGAVLNEAGIPAFTAELGAHSVVDDGLVDAGVAGIFAVAVELGLLASEDAPAAVGEPSDHVDPAPVDFPVRRYRGPTTDAAGLVRHRVAAGDRFDEGDALADVVAATGEERGEVTADRHGYVLGRSEGLAAYEGDPIGSLAVRDDGDLVVPRETDDE, encoded by the coding sequence ATGGACGCCGACGGCCACGACGACGCGAGCACCGACACCGGCGGGACCGACCGACGCGCGCTCGGCACCGCGAGCGCCGCTCCGGGCGAGTTCGACAGGGGCTGGTTGGCCGTCGCGGACCTGCCCACCGGCGCGTCCGAGCGGCTCCCGGTCGCGATCGCGAACGGAGCGGCCGACGGGCCGACGCTGTGGCTCACCGGCGGGGTTCACGGGGACGAGGCCACCGGCGTCGCGGTCGTTCAGGACGCGATGGCAGCCTTCGCCGAGGACGACCGCCTCGCCAATCTCGCCGGCGCGGTCGTCGCGGTGCCCGTCGTCTCCCCGGCGGGGCTGCGTCGGAACGCGCGGGAGACGTACTACGCCGACGAGGATCCGAATCGCCACTTCCCGGACGCCGACGCGGAGTCGGCCCGCCCGCCGAAGCTTCAAGAGCGGATCGACGCCCGGCTCTACGCCGCCATCACCGGCGAACCGGTCGACGACGAGTCGGTCGGCTTGGGCGTCGACGCCGAAGACGCCCCGGGCGACGGCGTCGCGGCCGACGCGCTGATCGACTGTCACACCGCGGGCGTCGGCAGCGAGCCGTTCGCCATCCGCGACCGCGTGCTGTACGGCGACCGCCGGAGCGAGGGCCAGGCGGCCGCGCTCTCGGACGAACTCGGTCGGATCGTCGACGCCTTCGGGTTCCCGACCGTGCGGGAGTACCCGGCCGCGGAGTACGTCGAGGAGAACCTCCAGCGGTCGACGGCGGGCGCGGTCCTCAACGAGGCGGGGATCCCGGCGTTCACCGCCGAGCTCGGCGCGCACAGCGTCGTCGACGACGGGCTCGTCGACGCTGGCGTGGCCGGAATCTTCGCGGTCGCGGTCGAACTCGGACTGCTCGCGTCCGAGGACGCCCCGGCCGCGGTCGGCGAGCCGAGCGACCACGTCGACCCCGCGCCGGTCGACTTCCCGGTACGCCGGTACCGCGGGCCGACGACCGACGCCGCCGGACTGGTCCGCCACCGCGTCGCCGCGGGAGATCGGTTCGACGAGGGCGACGCGCTGGCCGACGTGGTTGCCGCCACCGGCGAGGAGCGCGGCGAGGTGACGGCCGACCGCCACGGGTACGTCCTCGGTAGATCCGAGGGGCTGGCGGCCTACGAGGGCGATCCCATCGGGAGCCTCGCGGTGCGGGACGACGGCGACCTCGTGGTCCCGAGGGAGACCGACGACGAGTGA
- a CDS encoding DUF7563 family protein, with translation MNRQIGGSVDGRSCRYCDRHVSDRFCAVFGDEDGVAHRCLGCDCFRRISRGSAAGVDVDLVDPAEDPNRNRGQRVGAPLRADGGNR, from the coding sequence ATGAACCGCCAAATCGGCGGTTCAGTCGACGGCCGATCATGCCGGTACTGCGACCGGCACGTGTCGGATCGCTTTTGTGCCGTATTCGGCGACGAAGACGGAGTCGCACACCGCTGTCTCGGATGCGACTGCTTCCGTCGCATCAGCCGCGGCAGCGCCGCAGGCGTCGACGTAGACCTCGTCGATCCTGCGGAGGACCCGAACCGTAACCGTGGCCAGCGTGTCGGCGCCCCGCTGCGCGCTGACGGAGGAAACCGATGA